A part of Rosettibacter firmus genomic DNA contains:
- a CDS encoding FlgD immunoglobulin-like domain containing protein: MKKYKVLLTFLIGISNYLFGQITPITPVGLRDFTINKFDKIVYARDNYNAIVNEYNLVTGESKSSQFPNLPVFANKSRKAVYEKDKLLYMYDFGKDSTYFLGPAINYDPYLSFSPNDIGLLEGQNDTLKYFLFTNNSIKPQSSVQNLRYSQNPPSWVTDTTVIISDPHIEALLLYNTISGKEDTILVTPYTGRVTEIFGFDYNKKYNLIAYSYETQPNTRIHLFDMKTGKDSVAFHLESDMPNSTCADGAPLSFDYLKWASDSNKLLFFGNFATNSVAGIYTYYLDKDSTLLLSDCHDFGLKTDAEWMSNDTVIFSNQTAFRVYSLLVPKITTSVDDEDSYVPKSFIIFQNYPNPFNSSTTFQFENNEPGNVELNIYNILGELIFKHSLGQINAGRHSFSWNGRNKNGSNVSSGIYIARLHFKNLSKSVFVKSIKLQLIK; encoded by the coding sequence CTATTTGGTCAAATAACACCGATAACTCCAGTCGGACTCAGGGATTTTACTATCAATAAATTCGATAAAATAGTTTACGCAAGAGATAATTACAACGCAATTGTAAACGAATATAATCTTGTAACTGGCGAATCGAAATCTTCTCAGTTTCCTAACCTGCCTGTGTTTGCAAACAAAAGCAGGAAAGCCGTATATGAGAAAGATAAACTTCTTTACATGTATGACTTTGGAAAAGATTCGACATATTTTCTTGGACCCGCAATCAACTACGATCCGTACTTATCTTTCTCTCCCAATGATATTGGTTTGCTAGAGGGACAGAATGATACATTAAAATATTTCTTATTTACTAACAACAGTATAAAACCACAATCCTCTGTTCAGAATTTGCGTTATTCCCAGAATCCACCTTCGTGGGTAACCGATACGACAGTTATTATTTCTGATCCACATATAGAGGCACTGCTTTTATATAACACTATCTCCGGGAAAGAAGATACAATTTTGGTTACACCATATACAGGACGAGTAACTGAAATTTTCGGATTTGATTACAATAAGAAATATAACTTAATTGCTTATAGTTACGAAACCCAGCCGAACACAAGGATACATTTGTTCGATATGAAAACAGGAAAGGACAGCGTTGCTTTTCATCTTGAAAGTGATATGCCTAATTCTACGTGTGCGGATGGGGCACCCTTATCTTTTGATTATTTAAAATGGGCGTCGGACAGTAACAAATTACTTTTCTTTGGAAATTTTGCTACAAATAGCGTTGCAGGCATTTACACTTATTACCTTGATAAAGATTCAACTTTATTACTTTCTGATTGCCACGATTTCGGATTAAAGACTGACGCTGAATGGATGAGTAATGATACGGTCATTTTTTCAAATCAAACTGCTTTCAGAGTTTACTCATTACTTGTCCCTAAAATAACCACTTCCGTCGATGATGAGGACAGCTATGTTCCAAAGTCCTTCATCATCTTTCAGAACTATCCAAATCCTTTTAATAGCTCTACAACATTTCAGTTTGAAAATAATGAACCCGGAAACGTTGAATTAAACATCTATAATATTTTGGGAGAATTGATATTTAAACACTCATTGGGTCAGATTAATGCTGGTAGGCATTCATTCAGTTGGAATGGAAGAAACAAAAATGGAAGTAATGTGAGTTCAGGTATTTACATAGCGAGGTTACATTTTAAAAACTTGTCAAAAAGTGTTTTCGTTAAATCTATAAAACTACAGTTAATTAAATAA